The proteins below come from a single Drosophila miranda strain MSH22 chromosome Y unlocalized genomic scaffold, D.miranda_PacBio2.1 Contig_Y1_pilon, whole genome shotgun sequence genomic window:
- the LOC117190191 gene encoding transcription factor Dp-like isoform X2 gives MAHNSSAAAAASGAAKTDEVNFFFQDEHGQIATMRKPAQVKSEMHSGKSSVVYATSSSARNSVSGIGTVGRIGAFSQMCSTNQGQFIRLQDNGTVIPKTENTSYTTGSAQKSASGGGGMYDVIKERFERFTPNNPIKMKSRLHAIQSNHSTSASSSSEQRKRKPDKAGKGLRHFSMKVCEKVEEKGKTTYNEVADDLVSEEMKNNAYDSNCDQKNIRRRVYDALNVLMAINVISKDKKEIRWIGLPANSAEQFLALEEENSLRRERIKQKNDMLREMIMQHVAFKGLVERNKRNESQGVVPSANASCQLPFIIVNTHKSTKINCSVTNDKSEYIFKFDKTFEMHDDIEVLKRMGFCLGLDKGKCMPEKIERVKNWVPPNLAKYVEAYGAGKTGETMYDSDDEDTEFTVYNDSQSLSQNTTQRTIGDGLKLELDDDELEDDID, from the exons GACAAATAGCCACAATGCGGAAGCCGGCACAAGTGAAATCCGAAATGCATAGTGGAAAATCTTCCGTAGTGTATGCCACCAGCTCTTCCGCGCGCAACAGTGTCAGTGGCATTGGCACCGTTGGACGCATAGGCGCGTTCAGTCAGATG TGCTCCACAAATCAGGGACAGTTCATCCGATTGCAGGACAACGGTACGGTCATTCCAAAAACAGAAA ATACTTCATACACAACTGGGTCGGCACAGAAGAGCGCCAGCGGGGGCGGCGGCATGTACGACGTG ATAAAGGAACGCTTTGAGAGGTTTACGCCAAATAATCCCATTAAAATGAAGTCAAGACT CCATGCCATACAGAGCAACCACTCAACTTCCGCTTCATCCTCGTCAGAACAAAGGAAACGCAAGCCGGACAAGGCCGGCAAGGGTCTGCGCCACTTCTCGATGAAGGTGTGCGAGAAGGTTGAGGAGAAGGGCAAAACCACATACAATGAAGTGGCCGACGACCTCGTCAGCGAAGAAATGAAAAACAATGCATACGACAGTAACTGTGATCAAAAGAATATCCGACGTCGTGTCTACGATGCGCTCAACGTACTGATGGCAATCAATGTTATATCCAAGGATAAGAAGGAAATACGCTGGATAGGACTGCCCGCCAACTCAGCGGAG CAATTTCTGGCGTTGGAAGAGGAGAATAGTCTCCGGCGGGAGCGTATCAAACAGAAAAATGATATGCTGCGCGAAATGATTATGCAGCATGTAGCATTCAAAGGCCTAGTCGAGCGAAACAAGCGGAATGAGAGCCAGGGCGTGGTGCCCTCAGCCAATGCATCCTGTCAGCTGCCGTTCATCATAGTTAACACGCACAAATCGACCAAGATCAACTGCAGCGTGACCAACGACAA GTCCGAATACATATTCAAGTTCGACAAGACATTTGAAATGCACGATGACATTGAAGTCCTCAAGCGTATGGGCTTCTGTTTGG GCTTGGATAAGGGTAAGTGCATGCCCGAAAAGATTGAGCGCGTGAAGAATTGGGTCCCACCAAATCTAGCCAAATATGTAGAAG CTTATGGAGCCGGAAAAACTGGAGAAACCATGTACGATTCCGACGACGAGGATACCGAGTTCACAGTGTACAATGATTCTCAAAGCTTGTCACAAAACACAACACAGCGCACCATTGGTGACGGTCTCAAGCTGGAGCTGGACGATGACGAGCTGGAGGATGACATAGATTGA
- the LOC117190191 gene encoding transcription factor Dp-like isoform X1: MPVVKPLCASFEGQIATMRKPAQVKSEMHSGKSSVVYATSSSARNSVSGIGTVGRIGAFSQMCSTNQGQFIRLQDNGTVIPKTENTSYTTGSAQKSASGGGGMYDVIKERFERFTPNNPIKMKSRLHAIQSNHSTSASSSSEQRKRKPDKAGKGLRHFSMKVCEKVEEKGKTTYNEVADDLVSEEMKNNAYDSNCDQKNIRRRVYDALNVLMAINVISKDKKEIRWIGLPANSAEQFLALEEENSLRRERIKQKNDMLREMIMQHVAFKGLVERNKRNESQGVVPSANASCQLPFIIVNTHKSTKINCSVTNDKSEYIFKFDKTFEMHDDIEVLKRMGFCLGLDKGKCMPEKIERVKNWVPPNLAKYVEAYGAGKTGETMYDSDDEDTEFTVYNDSQSLSQNTTQRTIGDGLKLELDDDELEDDID, from the exons GACAAATAGCCACAATGCGGAAGCCGGCACAAGTGAAATCCGAAATGCATAGTGGAAAATCTTCCGTAGTGTATGCCACCAGCTCTTCCGCGCGCAACAGTGTCAGTGGCATTGGCACCGTTGGACGCATAGGCGCGTTCAGTCAGATG TGCTCCACAAATCAGGGACAGTTCATCCGATTGCAGGACAACGGTACGGTCATTCCAAAAACAGAAA ATACTTCATACACAACTGGGTCGGCACAGAAGAGCGCCAGCGGGGGCGGCGGCATGTACGACGTG ATAAAGGAACGCTTTGAGAGGTTTACGCCAAATAATCCCATTAAAATGAAGTCAAGACT CCATGCCATACAGAGCAACCACTCAACTTCCGCTTCATCCTCGTCAGAACAAAGGAAACGCAAGCCGGACAAGGCCGGCAAGGGTCTGCGCCACTTCTCGATGAAGGTGTGCGAGAAGGTTGAGGAGAAGGGCAAAACCACATACAATGAAGTGGCCGACGACCTCGTCAGCGAAGAAATGAAAAACAATGCATACGACAGTAACTGTGATCAAAAGAATATCCGACGTCGTGTCTACGATGCGCTCAACGTACTGATGGCAATCAATGTTATATCCAAGGATAAGAAGGAAATACGCTGGATAGGACTGCCCGCCAACTCAGCGGAG CAATTTCTGGCGTTGGAAGAGGAGAATAGTCTCCGGCGGGAGCGTATCAAACAGAAAAATGATATGCTGCGCGAAATGATTATGCAGCATGTAGCATTCAAAGGCCTAGTCGAGCGAAACAAGCGGAATGAGAGCCAGGGCGTGGTGCCCTCAGCCAATGCATCCTGTCAGCTGCCGTTCATCATAGTTAACACGCACAAATCGACCAAGATCAACTGCAGCGTGACCAACGACAA GTCCGAATACATATTCAAGTTCGACAAGACATTTGAAATGCACGATGACATTGAAGTCCTCAAGCGTATGGGCTTCTGTTTGG GCTTGGATAAGGGTAAGTGCATGCCCGAAAAGATTGAGCGCGTGAAGAATTGGGTCCCACCAAATCTAGCCAAATATGTAGAAG CTTATGGAGCCGGAAAAACTGGAGAAACCATGTACGATTCCGACGACGAGGATACCGAGTTCACAGTGTACAATGATTCTCAAAGCTTGTCACAAAACACAACACAGCGCACCATTGGTGACGGTCTCAAGCTGGAGCTGGACGATGACGAGCTGGAGGATGACATAGATTGA